A genomic region of Trifolium pratense cultivar HEN17-A07 linkage group LG3, ARS_RC_1.1, whole genome shotgun sequence contains the following coding sequences:
- the LOC123918017 gene encoding F-box/LRR-repeat protein At5g63520, giving the protein MEEPPCSSSARSSTKGKLSIGPIIGINLLNDDILQNILTRLPALSFASASCVNKSWNSVCNHIISRPKLSSALSLNPSLRDAVNEVVNKVLSEPIRPHFAIVSIGRGFDSNKILRLIRRRLGFKIPVVVTMNNGVIGRDALTNEFKEVKWGALFSGIGDEEYATNINEGIVLTVGYLPGLKVEALPLLRLPKTPQEPCVDHFVMAIKEYSASVSGRQFPVGVILFGDASSDMKLVVEKLDYAMPRDTFIVGDERGCSLFGYGNDSRNVCGSRGYIEAVALVFAQDRNRSSGNIRFHVAFSNGVSPVGGRYKAASVRTNSTDCSTWLTAKREGHQELLDGQTILHDITTLLENHIEPPELYVGVTKHRKVSIGAERPMPKTCIAYHGVVGGDEEYLYVDGMGIKTGDIFQFYYSDPNVALASLTDVRDALNKVKLERNSRSFEGDGDNATNVFGGIIFACYGRGESFFGRPNADSSPFLETFPGVPLGGVFCGGEMVRPSTNLIGLCSDAKPISCFLHVYSTVYLVMSYDPPSVEY; this is encoded by the exons ATGGAGGAACCACCGTGTTCGTCATCGGCGAGATCGAGCACCAAAGGAAAACTCTCAATCGGTCCGATCATCGGTATCAACTTACTGAACGATGATATTCTCCAAAACATTCTCACCAGACTTCCTGCACTATCGTTTGCTTCTGCATCTTGCGTTAACAAATCATGGAATTCCGTTTGCAATCACATCATTTCTCGTCCTAAGCTCTCTTCTGCACTTTCTCTCAACCCTTCGCTCCGC GACGCTGTGAATGAGGTTGTTAACAAGGTTCTATCTGAGCCAATTCGACCTCATTTTGCTATTGTCAGTATTGGAAGAGGATTCGATTCGAACAAGATTCTCCGTCTT ATTAGACGGAGATTGGGGTTCAAAATTCCGGTTGTTGTCACGATGAATAATGGGGTTATTGGAAGGGATGCTCTTACTAATGAATTTAAAgag GTAAAATGGGGTGCTCTTTTTAGTGGCATTGGTGACGAAGAATATGCAACAAATATAAATGAAGGGATAGTTTTGACAGTTGGCTACTTGCCAGGATTAAAAGTTGAAGCTCTACCGTTACTGCGACTGCCAAAG ACACCTCAAGAACCATGCGTTGATCATTTTGTAATGGCTATCAAGGAATACTCGGCCTCTGTCTCTGGTCGCCAATTCCCTGTTGGGGTTATATTATTTGGA GACGCAAGCAGTGACATGAAACTGGTTGTGGAGAAGTTGG ATTATGCCATGCCTAGAGACACATTCATTGTGGGTGATGAGAGAGGCTGTTCTTTATTCGGATATGGAAATGATTCTAGAAATGTCTGTGGTAGTAGAGGGTACATAGAAGCTGTTGCTCTTGTATTTGCTCAGGACCGAAACAGGTCTTCTG GAAATATTAGATTTCATGTTGCATTCTCAAATGGTGTTTCACCTGTGGGTGGCAGATACAAGGCAGCTTCAGTTAGAACAAACAGCACCGATTGTTCAACATGGCTAACTGCCAAAAGGGAAGGGCATCAAGAACTTCTTGATGGTCAGACTATTCTGCATGATATTACCACTTTG CTGGAAAATCATATTGAGCCTCCTGAGTTGTACGTCGGAGTAACTAAACACAGGAAAGTTTCCATTGGAGCAGAGAGGCCAATGCCAAAAACTTGTATTGCATATCATGGAGTTGTGGG AGGTGATGAAGAGTATCTATATGTTGATGGAATGGGCATCAAAACAGGAGATATCTTTCAGTTCTACTATTCAGATCCTAATGTTGCATTAGCTTCATTAACTGACGTTCGTGATGCCCTTAACAAAGTTAAGCTGGAGAGGAATTCTAGGAGTTTTGAAGGTGATGGAGACAATGCTACCAATGTTTTCGGTGGTATTATTTTTGCTTGCTATGGCCGTGGCGAATCATTTTTTGGACGTCCTAATGCTGATAGCTCCCCCTTCTTGGAGACTTTTCCAGGAGTGCCATTGGGTGGAGTATTTTGTGGTGGTGAAATGGTGCGTCCTTCTACCAATTTGATTGGTCTATGTTCAGATGCAAAGCCCATCAGTTGCTTTTTGCATGTTTATAGCACTGTCTATTTAGTGATGTCATATGATCCTCCCTCTGTGGAATATTAG
- the LOC123918019 gene encoding CBS domain-containing protein CBSCBSPB1, with protein MTSRRSISSSRRASESAVGAGAVRKSLSISRHMGLTGERTVKSLRLSKALTVPETTTVYEACRRMAARRVDALLLTDSNGLLCGILTDKDIARKVVAQEINPEDTPASKVMTRNPVFVLSETLAVEALQKMVQGKFRHLPVVENGEVLALLDIAKCLHDATARMERAAEKGKAIAAAVEGVEKHWGSTNSDSNSSFIEALREKIFKPSLSTIIPENSKMVTVSPTDSVLKTTKTMVELHASCAVVTVDGKARGIVTSKDILMRVIAQNLPPASTPVEKIMTPNPECAVIDTPIVDALHTMHDGKFLHLPVVDRDGIVVAVVDVIHVTHAAVATVSQVGNNEAANSMMQRFWDSAMALPPIDDDDETRSEASFRIGSDGGETGRSMPFTSASMPNTFSFKVQDKKGRMHRFTCDTRNMTEVITAIIQRVGTDIDPDNLPQILYEDEDHDKVVLTSDSDLAAAVDHARTAGLKGLKLYLDYEGTQGRRKGSRSGNLDHAYSDAWASAYSGVAAGAALVAGLGLLTYLKRV; from the exons ATGACTAGTCGAAGGAGTATTTCATCTTCTAGAAGAGCCTCTGAGTCTGCAGTAGGAGCAGGAGCAGTTCGAAAATCTCTTTCGATTTCGCGCCAtat GGGATTAACAGGAGAGCGGACAGTGAAATCGTTGCGTCTTTCAAAGGCCTTGACAGTGCCCGAAACAACAACTGTATATGAAGCTTGTCGACGGATGGCTGCCCGTAGGGTGGATGCGCTGTTACTAACTGATTCTAATGGTTTGCTTTGTGGAATCCTCACAGACAAG GATATAGCAAGAAAAGTTGTTGCCCAAGAGATTAATCCTGAAGACACACCTGCTTCCAAGGTTATGACAAGAAATCCGGTATTTGTCCTTTCCGAAACTCTTGCTGTGGAAGCTCTCCAAAAGATGGTGCAAG GGAAATTTAGGCATCTACCTGTGGTGGAGAATGGGGAAGTTTTGGCTTTACTCGACATAGCAAAGTGTTTGCATGATGCCACTGCACGTATGGAAAGGGCTGCAGAGAAAGGAAAAGCAATTGCAGCAGCTGTTGAAGGGGTTGAAAAACATTGGGGATCAACTAATTCTG ACTCTAATTCATCATTTATTGAGGCCCTTCGGGAAAAGATATTCAAACCATCACTGTCCACAATCATTCCTGAGAATTCAAA GATGGTGACAGTTTCACCAACAGACTCGGTtctgaaaacaacaaaaacgATGGTTGAACTTCATGCAAGTTGTGCTGTTGTGACTGTTGATGGCAAAGCTCGAGGCATCGTTAC TTCAAAGGATATCTTGATGCGGGTAATTGCCCAAAATCTTCCACCAGCATCAACTCCTGTTGAGAAG ATCATGACTCCAAATCCAGAATGTGCAGTAATTGATACACCAATTGTCGACGCGCTTCATACTATGCATGATGGAAAATTTTTACACCTTCCGGTCGTTGATAGAG ATGGCATTGTAGTTGCTGTGGTCGATGTGATTCATGTGACTCATGCTGCTGTGGCTACTGTTAGTCAG GTCGGAAACAATGAAGCTGCCAACTCCATGATGCAAAGATTTTGGGATTCAGCCATGGCCTTACCTCCAATTGACGATGATGACGAAACACGAAG TGAGGCTTCCTTCAGAATAGGTTCTGATGGAGGAGAAACAGGGAGATCCATGCCTTTTACTTCTGCAAGCATGCCCAATACATTTTCCTTCAAAGTACAAGATAAGAAGGGCAGAATGCATAGATTCACATGTG ATACCCGGAACATGACGGAGGTTATAACTGCAATCATTCAAAGAGTTGGTACTGATATTGACCCTGACAATCTGCCTCAAATTCTG TATGAAGATGAAGATCACGATAAAGTTGTATTGACTTCAGACAGTGATCTTGCCGCAGCTGTGGACCATGCAAGGACTGCTGGTTTGAAG GGATTGAAATTGTATTTAGACTACGAGGGAACACAAGGTCGCAGGAAAGGTTCGCGTTCGGGAAATTTAGACCATGCGTATTCAGATGCATGGGCCTCAGCATACAGTGGTGTTGCTGCCGGAGCTGCTCTTGTTGCTGGATTAGGCCTATTAACATACTTGAAACGAGTTTGA
- the LOC123918020 gene encoding non-specific phospholipase C6: protein MEVSKVRSFIFMLLLTLSSCFFATGQNQQPIKTVVVLVMENRSFDHMLGWMKKAINPLIDGVNGDECNPVSTESPRKDTICFSDDAEFVDPDPGHSFEDVLQQVFGNGSIPSMNGFVEQALSVSQNLSETVMKGFKPQSVPVYAALVKEFAVFDRWFSSIPGPTQPNRLFVYSATSHGSTSHVKRQLAKGYPQKTIFDSMHQNGLDFGIYFQNIPTTLFYRNLRKLKYISKFHQYDLKFKKDARDGKLPPLTVIEPRYFDLVGLPANDDHPSHDVANGQMLVKEVYESLRASPQWNETLLVITYDEHGGFFDHVKTPFVNIPSPDGNTGPAPYFFKFDRLGVRVPTIMVSPWIKKGIVMRSPKGPAPNSEFEHSSIPATIKKMFNLSSNFLTHRDAWAGTFEDVVGELSSPRTDCPMTLPDVTPLRRTEAKENDGLSEFQSEVVQLAAVLNGDHFLSSFPDEMSKKMSVKEAHDYVKGAVSRFIRASKEAIKLGADESAIVDMRSSLTTRSSIHN from the exons ATGGAAGTTAGCAAAGTTAGATCCTTCATTTTCATGCTTCTTCTCACTTTATCAAGTTGTTTTTTTGCAACTGGACAAAACCAACAACCTATTAAAACTGTTGTTGTTTTGGTTATGGAGAACCGTTCTTTTGATCATATGTTGGGGTGGATGAAGAAAGCTATCAACCCTTTAATTGATGGTGTTAATGGAGATGAATGCAATCCAGTTTCTACTGAAAGTCCAAGAAAAGATACAATTTGTTTCAGTGATGATGCTGAGTTTGTGGATCCGGATCCAGGTCATTCATTTGAAGATGTTTTGCAACAGGTATTTGGTAATGGTTCAATTCCTTCAATGAATGGTTTTGTGGAACAAGCATTGTCTGTGTCTCAGAATCTTTCTGAGACTGTAATGAAAGGGTTTAAACCACAATCTGTTCCTGTTTATGCTGCTTTGGTTAAGGAATTTGCTGTTTTTGATAGATGGTTTTCTTCAATTCCTGGTCCAACACAACCTAATAGGCTTTTTGTGTATTCTGCAACTTCTCATGGTTCAACAAGTCATGTTAAGAGACAGTTAGCAAAAGGGTATCCTCAAAAAACAATCTTTGATTCTATGCATCAGAATGGTCTGGACTTTggaatttattttcaaaacataCCAACAACTCTTTTCTATAGGAATCTAAGGAAATTGAAATACATATCTAAATTTCATCAGTATGATTTGAAGTTCAAGAAAGATGCTAGAGATGGGAAGCTTCCACCTTTGACAGTGATTGAGCCTAGGTACTTTGACTTGGTCGGTTTGCCGGCGAATGATGACCATCCATCTCATGATGTTGCAAATGGACAAATGCTTGTTAAAGAAGTTTATGAGAGTCTAAGAGCAAGTCCACAGTGGAATGAAACTCTTTTGGTTATTACATATGATGAGCATGGTGGATTTTTTGATCATGTGAAGACTCCTTTTGTTAACATTCCTAGTCCAGATGGAAATACAGGACCTGCTCCTTATTTCTTCAAGTTTGATAGGTTAGGCGTTCGGGTGCCAACTATTATGGTCTCTCCTTGGATCAAGAAAGGGATTG TGATGAGAAGCCCCAAAGGACCAGCTCCAAACTCCGAGTTTGAGCACTCGTCAATTCCTGCCACCATAAAGAAGATGTTCAACCTTTCCTCTAACTTTTTGACTCACAGAGATGCATGGGCTGGAACATTTGAGGATGTTGTTGGCGAGTTAAGTTCACCTAGAACGGATTGTCCAA TGACTTTGCCGGACGTAACACCTCTAAGGAGAACTGAAGCAAAAGAAAATGATGGTCTCTCTGAGTTTCAAAGTGAAGTAGTTCAGTTGGCAGCTGTTCTGAATGGAGATCACTTCTTGAGCAGTTTCCCGGATGAAATGAGCAAGAAGATGAGTGTGAAAGAAGCTCATGATTATGTGAAGGGAGCTGTTTCAAGATTCATAAGAGCTAGCAAAGAGGCTATCAAGTTAGGGGCAGATGAGTCTGCTATTGTAGATATGAGATCCTCACTCACTACCAGATCTTCTATTCATAATTAA